Proteins encoded by one window of Lathyrus oleraceus cultivar Zhongwan6 chromosome 1, CAAS_Psat_ZW6_1.0, whole genome shotgun sequence:
- the LOC127115223 gene encoding uncharacterized mitochondrial protein AtMg00810-like, whose translation MKYVRRSRSELLILCLYVDGLLITSSCKKEIEDFKGGLRKEVEMFDLGNISYFLGIEFYKSSRGLMMHQKIYASEILKRFEMKDCNATSTLDEPRLQLSKDSDEDDVDPTQYRILIGSLRYLCHTRLGISYYVSIVSRFMQRPKVSYLVATKRILSYLKGTLDYGILFPTTGYVFMLGGTPVSRSSRKEPVVELSSCEAEYIATCLCACQATWMVNLIKEISGEDHGTITMKMDNMYSIKMVKNLISYGRSKHI comes from the coding sequence ATGAAGTATGTCAGAAGAAGCAGGAGTGAACttcttatactatgtctctatgtcgatggCCTGTTGATAACTAGTAGTTGtaagaaggagatcgaagactttAAAGGTGGTCTGAGAAAGGAGGTCGAAATGTTTGACTTGGGCAACATTTCATACTTCCTTGgtatcgaattctacaagagtagtaGAGGCCTGATGATGCATCAAAAAATATATGCAAGTGAGATACTCAAAAGATTTGAGATGAAAGATTGCAATGCAACTTCGACACTTGATGAACCAAGACTGCAATTGTCAAAGgactcagatgaagatgatgtcgatccaacTCAATATAGAATACTCATTGGATCATTAAGATACCTTTGTCATACAAGGCTTGGTATATCATACTATGTAAGTATTGTGAGTAGATTTATGCAGAGGCCAAAGGTATCATACCTTGTAGCCACAAAGAGGATACTAAGCTATCTCAAAGGAACTCTTGattatggaattttgtttcctaCAACTGGGTATGTGTTTATGTTAGGTGGTACACCAGTTTCTAGGAGTTCAAGAAAGGAACCAGTAGTAGAGTTGTCGTCATGTGAGGCTGAGTACATAGCTACATgcctttgtgcatgtcaagcaacatggatggtgaacCTGATCAAGGAGATTTCAGGAGAAGACCATGGAACAATAACCATGAAGATGGACAACATGTATTCAATCAAAATGGTGAAGAATCTGATATCATATGGAAGAAGCAAACATATTTAA